In the Gorilla gorilla gorilla isolate KB3781 chromosome 1, NHGRI_mGorGor1-v2.1_pri, whole genome shotgun sequence genome, tttaattaataaaatttaaatttaaataggcaCAAatagctagtggctaccatattagatAGCTCTGGCTAGAAGCTTGACTGGATTCAGGTTCAATTTTTAGGCAGGAACTGTGGATGTCATATTGCACATAAGGCTCGTCATGTCTGTTTGATCATTTTTACAGCTCTTAAGACTTATTGAAGGCTTCAGGGACTGTCCACTTGGACCAACCGTTTTCAGGCCCCCAATCAGACTTTTGCCAGGAGTTTAACCTGCACCACTGATAGCCTCCTGCTCAAAGGAGGGGTTACCCGATgggaagaattattattattttttctggaaAACCCTCTCCAGTGTCTTCAAAACTGCATTATACTGAGGTTGCATTTTCTGCCTTTGCCTGAAACAGTTGCTATTCTGGGTCTCCACCCTCCCCACACCTCCTCCTTACCAGGGGCTGATAGTCTGTGTTTGTCTTTGTGTAGAGACACCAGTCAGATTATACCAGAATATGTTCTGCTCAGCGGAGAACTGCAGTGAGGAGACACACATTACAGCCTTCACTGTCCATGTGTCTGCTGAAGAACACTTTCATTTTGTAAGCCAGTGCTGCCAAGGAAAGGAATGCAGCAACACCAGCGATGCCCTGGGTGGGTGCTGGCCGTGTGGGGGATGCCCTGGGTGGGTGCTGGCTGTGCGGGCAATGCCCTGGGTGGGTTGTGGCCATGTGGACAGGCTTCCTGTGTCCTCCCAGCCCTGGCTCTTCCTTTTTCACCCATTCTCCTTTCCCTTGGGTGGACATCTCAAGTCCAGACACTTCCGTGTCTATCCGGATGGCATTAACATCTGACTTACAGCAATTACACAGGAAACAAATGGGGCAAACCCGCACTTCCGCCATGCCTCCCCTCTTTCTTAGTGAAGACAGACATTGCAAGTTGTGCAAGAGGGACATTAGTTCCCGTCAGTAGTTCTCAAATTTTGTGATCTCAGGCCCTCTGTTAAGACTCTatgtcttaaaaattattgaggaccccaAAGAACTTTCGTTTATGTGGACTCCATCTATCAATATGTACTGTCTTAGAAATTAAAggtaataaaatttagaaattgtaACTAGTTtgccaaaacaacaaaaacccattaCACATCAACGGTAATATAACTATATTCTCCAAAAGAAACATATACAACGGGAAGGGTGGCATTGTTATTATACCTTTTGGAAATTCTTTAGTTTCTgacttaatagaagacagctggattctcatattTACTTGTGCATTTAGTCTGTTACAGTCTCACACATCATGGAGCCTCTGGGAAACTCCACTTTACATTCacaagagaaagagagtgaaataagtaaataatattttagtattatCATGAGTATGGTTTGAACCTTGTAGTACTCCCTGTAAGAGTCTCAGGGACTCAAGGCTTCCTGCACCACAATTTGAGTCCTGCTGATCTAGACCAAAGCTCtctttttgaaaaacagaaaatgtggcTGAAAAGGCAAAGTTTATTGGCCATCGTCATAAAGCACAGTTAATTAAGAGCAGAGCTGGTCtcattgtaaatttttttcttctagtcaTAATGTTAAATAATGGCCTGTGTTCATTTGTTCAGAGCAGGATTTAGTAACACTCACCCACCTGTTGGCAAATGTTCAGGATGGCTAGCTAATGTTCATGTTGACTATAGTTTGGTTTTAGCTCAAAATCTTACCTTTCTCAGTCTATACCCAAACACACTGATGGGCCACGGTTCTTAAAGGCTAGATAGTCTGTTAGAGCAGATCTGTGGAGCTGTGTGTAGTAAATATTTTGAGGAGACATGGTGTTTTCAAGGCTAGATCTGAGATTCCCAAGGATGTAATTGCTCCGTTCTCCGATCTCTTTGGTGCTTTCTTTGCTTGCCTATCCCCTTCCTCCCATGTTGTGTATGATAACACTGTCCTGAGTAATGACTCTGACTCTTCCAGACCCTCCCCTGAAGAACGTGTCCAGCAATGCAGAGTGCCCTGCTTGTTATGAATCTAATGGAACTTCCTGTCGTGGGAAGCCCTGGAAATGCTATGAAGAAGAACAGTGTGTCTTTCTAGTTGCAGAACTTAAGAATGGTAAGTCTTGGACTTCTAATTCCTCTATGGGACTTGAGCTGGAAACATGTCAAGTCTTGGTTCATAAATTCTGGGTTAACACAGAAGGACCAGGGGAGTCGTGGGACAAGGGGGATAAGGGCCATAATGTCTTTAAATACAGTGGCTGCTCATGTAGCCTTGAGCTCACTGCTATTGCTGCCTTCTTAGAGCAGAGCTGTTTCTCCTGGGCTACCCTTCCCTTGAACTCTATTCTCCTGTGGCTTGTAATCCAGTCACATTTGTCTAAGCACATCACACCCCTCCTGACATTCACTTCTTTACCAGGTTGCATCATTCTATAGGTGAGGGTAGGTgcaacttttatttccttttatatctacACTTTTATTCTCTAGTTGTCACTAAGAGGTGTTGGCTTTTGGTAGCTTGGATCACCTGGGAGAAAGAGTCAAACTGGGCCTTAAATCCAACCAATTGTGCTTTTCTACAAAAGCAGTTTGATACTAACTATCGTAAAATACACATTTGATACTACCCATTGTAAAATACACATTTGACACTAACCATTGTAAAATACACATTTGACACTACCCATTGTGAAATACACATTTGACGCTACCCATTGTGAGATCCACATTTGACGCTACCCATTGTGAGATCCACATTTGACGCTACCCATTGTGAGATCCACATTTGACGCTACCCATTGTGAGATCCACATTTGACGCTACCCATTGTGAGATCCACATTTGACGCTACCCATTGTGAGATCCACATTTGACGCTACCCATTGTGAGATCCACATTTGACGCTACCCATTGTGAGATCCACATTTGACGCTACCCATTGTGAGATCCACATTTGACGCTACCCATTGTGAGATCCACATTTGACGCTACCCATTGTGAGATCCACATTTGACGCTACCCATTGTGAGATCCACATTTGACGCTACCCATTGTGAGATCCACATTTGACGCTACCCATTGTGAGATCCACATTTGACGCTACCCATTGTGAGATCCACATTTGACGCTACCCATTGTGAGATCCACATTTGACGCTACCCATTGTGAGATCCACATTTGACGCTACCCATTGTGAGATCCACATTTGACGCTACCCATTGTGAGATCCACATTTGACGCTACCCATTGTGAGATCCACATTTGACGCTACCCATTGTGAGATCCACATTTGACGCTACCCATTGTGAGATCCACATTTGACGCTACCCATTGTGAGATCCACATTTGACGCTACCCATTGTGACATACACATTTGACGCTACCCATTGTGAGATCCACATTTGACGCTACCCATTGTGAGATCCACATTTGGCGCTACCCATTGTGAGATCCACATTTGACGCTACTCATTGTGAGATACACATTTGACGCTACCCATTGTGAGATACACATTTGATACTAACCATTGTAAAATACACATTTCTAACATTTGCCCAAATAGTTAAAGGTTAATACATTTATTAGTTAAGGTAAGTTAATTGCTGTTAACAATACCAGTGATGCCCTGGGTGGGTGCTGGCCATGCAGGCAGGCTTCCTGTGTCCTCCCAGCCCTGGTTCTTCCTTTTTCACCTGTTCTCCTTTCCCTTGGGTGGACGTCTCAAGCCCAGGCACTTCAGTGAGTATCTGGATGGCATTAACATGTGACTTTCAGCAATTACACAGGAAACAAATGGGGCAAACCAGCACTTCACTATGCCTCCCTTCTTTCTTAGTGATTCAGATTGTGTGAGAGGGACATTAGTGGCCATCAGTAGTTCTCAAACCTTGTGATCTCAGGCCCTCTGTTAAGACTCTatgtcttaaaaattattgaggaccccaAAGAACTTTTGTTTATGTGGACTCCATCTATCAGTATACACTGTCTTAGAAATTAAAGCTAAGAAGATTTAGAAACCTTAACtagttaaaaagttaaagaacAACCTCCAAAGCCTATGGCTCAATACAATAGATGTTTATTCCTTGCTGGAGCAGTTCATTGCAGAGTCCAGGCCATGAGCTCCTTCTGTCTTGTAGCTCTGGCCCCCACTCACCAGGTCTTGGCAGCTCTGTGCTGTATCCTTTGCATCTTGCCAGCAGTAGGAAAGAGAGGTAGTGGAGGAAGGCAGGTGAGTTTCTATGGGTTGGGCCTGGATGTGAATGCATCACTTCCTCCCACATTCCACTGGCTAGGACCCAGTAAGACAGTCATCTTGGCTGTAAGGGAGGCTGAGATAGTCAGGTAGTATGACCccgaaggaaagaaagaggcatGAAGCTAAAATGAACAACAAGCCAGTCTCTGCCAAAATATGGCTCAAAATCATAAGAGTTTAAGAGCACTAGTATCCAGGTACAGtttgattttaatatttgttaagtgtCAATTATAGCATCATGAATCAGTGTTTAACTGTAATCATGGATTTTTCAGCGGCGTCAAGCACCATGCTTATCCTGAACCTcttattttggttgtttttttgtttttttgagatggagtcttgctctgccgcccaggctggagtgcagtggtgcaatctcagctcactgcaacctctgtctcctgggttcaagcgattctcctgcctcagcttcctgggtagctgggattatagacatgtgccaccacacatggctactttttgtatttgtagtacagatggggttttgccatgttggccaggctgatctcaaacacctgaactcaagtgatccacccgcctcggtctccgaaggtgctgggattacaggtgtgagccacagcacccagaccTGAACCTCTTtgtactgttttttttaaaatactcttttattttcagagtagttttagattcacagcaaaattgggcAGAAGTGATAGAAATTTCCCATCTACCTGACATGCATAACGTCCCCCGCTGCCAACATCCCCACCAGAGCATAATCGCCCCGGCTGCCAACATCCCCACCAGAGCATAACCGCCCCGGCTGCCAACATCCCCACCAGAGCATAACCGCCCCGGCTGCCAACATCCCCACCAGAGCATAACCGCCCCGGCTGCCAACATCCCCACCAGAGCATAACCTCCCCGGCTGCCAACATCCCCACCAGAGCGTAACCTCCCCGGCTGCCAACATCCCCACCAGAGCATAATCTCCCCGGCTGCCAACATCCCCACCAGAGCATAACCGCCCCGGCTGCCAACATCCCCACCAGAGCATAACCTCCCCGGCTGCCAACATCCCCACCAGAGCGTAACCTCCCCGGCTGCCAACATCCCCACCAGAGCGTAACCTCCCCGGCTGCCAACATCCCCACCAGAGTGTAACCTCCCCGGCCGCCAACATCCCCAAAAGAGCGTAATCTCCCTGACTGCCAACATCCCCACCAGAGCGTAATCTCCCCCGGCTGCCAACATCCCCACCAGAGCATAATCTCCCCGACTGCCAACATCCCCACCAAAGCATAATCGCCCCGGCTGCCAACATCCCCACCAGAGCGTAACCTCCCCGGCTGCCAACATCCCCACCAGAGCGTAACCTCCCCGGCTGCCAACATCCCCACCAGAGCGTAACCTCCCCGGCTGCCAACATCCCCACCAGAGCGTAATCTCCCCGACTGCCAACATCCCCACCAGAGTGTAACCTCCCCCGCTGCCAACATCCCCACCAGAGCGTAATCTCCCCCGGCTGCCAACATCCCCACCAGAGCATAAACTCCCCCGACTGCCAACATCCCCACCACAGTGTAATCTCCCCCGCTGCCAACATCCCCACCAGAGCGTAATCTCCCCCGACTGCCAACATCCCCACCAGAGCATAATCTCCCCGCTGCCAACATCCCCACCAGAGAGGTACATTTTTTCTAAGCAGTGAGGCTACATTGATACAGCCTCACCCAAAGTTGATAGCTTACATTAAGGTTCCCCCTTGGTGTTGTATATTCCatgagtttggacaaatgtagAATGATATACATCCACCATTGTAGTAGTACCATATAGAGTATTTCCACTGCCTTAAAATTCCTCTATGCTCTACCTAcgcatccctccctcccctctaagctctgacaaccactgatctttgtTATTGCCTCcagagttttgccttttccacacTATCCtatagttgaaatcatacagtatgtagccttttcaaaacagcttctttccttagTAATATCCATTTAAAGCtcctttcacttttaaaatttctgggaTGTCTAAGCTGCTatgatttttaattctaaaactgTGTCCTAGGGCAACATGACATCAGaaagatttttctctctctgcttatCTTGTCCCCAGCTCTGATAAAAGGGATCGATTTTCCTCTTTCTCATAGGACTTGACTTAAGCTGAAAGCCAGACAGATTAAAGCTATCATAAATGTAggggtatttttgtttctttttgttcaagATCACTTTTTTTAATACAGTAGAAATGTTCCACGAAACACACCTCCTTAACTCACTCTGAGTCTTCagccctggccaggtgcggtggctcacgcctgtaatcccagctctttgagggGCCAAGACAGGctgatgacttgaggtcaggagttcaagatcagcctggccaacatggtgaaaccccgtctctactagaaatacagaaattagccagatgtggtggcacgcgcctgtagtccgtactactcaggaggctgaggcaggagaatcacttgaacctggaggacgGAGActtcaatgagccaagattgcaccactgcactccagcctggacgacagagtgaaactccacctcaaaacaaaacaaaaaaacttcagcaCTGATGCTTGCTATAAAACAGCATTTGGAGGTTTCTAACTCCTTTTCCAAACAAGTTTAGAATCagcctttgttgttgttgctgttcaagacagggtctcgctctgtcgcccaggccggaatgcagggGTGCGATTACTAACTCACCgctgcctcgaactcctggctcaagccgatctcccatctcagcctccaagtagtgggactacaggtatgtgccaccacccctggataacttaattttttgtagagacaatgtttcccagtctggtctcaaactcctggcctcaagcaatcctctcacctcagcctcccaaagtaccatgattacaggcgtgagacatcaTGCCTGGTCCTAGAGCCGGCCTTGAACTCAAATTGCGGCCCTGCCTCTGACAAGTGGTGAGTGGAGTCACTTCACCTCCGTGAGTCCCTTGGCCTCTGTGAGGTGCCTGTCTCCAGGGATGTTTGAATTGCAGCTGACAGAGCAATTGGGGctcacagtaagtgctcaataacagGTAGCTGCTATCGTAACTACGTCTTCTGTCCAAATGCCCTAGGCCTTTTTCTAGTACATGAATCTCAAAACACGATTAAACATAGCAGAACCCCAATTTATGGCAGAGACATGCCGTGGTCTCTTATATGCCTCCTGGTGGCCCTTCCTTCTTCTCAGGGAAAACTCAGGCAGGGAGGACTCAGGTCCAGAGAGGAGTGAGGATGGAAAGCAAAGCCTGGAAGGGGACAGGGAAGTCCAAGGTGCTGGCCCCTTCCTGAACTGAGAAAAGAGAACTGCCTTTTGAATCTGTTCCTGGTTTCCTCACCTTCCAGCTACACAGGAACACGGGAGATGTGAGTCCCAGGTCCAGCTCTGACCTTCACTGTTTAGCCTGGGCTTGCCACTCACCTCCAGGAGTCTGCTTCCTCCAGGGTCAGGTGGCGGTGGGAGTCTAGGCCTCTGACCTCCAGGGTCTCTCTACCATTACCATGTGGTGGTGTTGACTCTGAACACGCAGGCTCCTTCTTCCTGACTGGGCTTCAGGAGCACACCAGCTCTTGCCGGTCACCGGGCCACCGTGCTGCAGGTGAAGAACTAAGAGCAGGTGTGGGTGGAAGGACGAAGGACTGAGTGGCATCCCTCCTGTCTCCTTTGCATTCACAGACATTGAGTCTAAGAGTCTCGTGCTGAAAGGCTGTTCCAACGTCAGTAATGCCACCTGTCAGTTCCTGTCTGGTGAAAACAAGACTCTTGGAGGAGTCATGTTTCGAAAGTTTGAGTGTGCAAATGTAAACAGCTTAACCCCCACGTCTGCACCGACCACTTCCCACAACGTGGGCTCCAAAGCTTCCCTCTACCTCTTGgcccttgccagcctccttctgcTGGGACTGCTGCCCTGAGGTCCTGGGGCTGCACTTTGCCCAGCACCCCATTTCTGCTTCTCTGAGGTCCAGAGCACCCCTGCGGTGCTGACACCCTCTTTCCCTGCTCTGCCCCGTTTAACTGCCCAGTAAGTGGGAGTCACAGGTCTCCAGGTAATGCCGACAGCTGCCTTGTTCTCCACTATTAAAGCGCTGGTTCATTCACTGCCCAAATCTGTCCTGATGCATTCTGGGCTGGGCTTCATTTGAGCTGCTATCCAGCATCACCTCCCACTTCTGGGCTGCAGGTGGGGTCCTTGCTTTTGAAACCTGTGCACGTTTGTTTCTGGGATCTGAGGACATCCCTGCTCATCTTGCTTCTAGGAAGCTGACCCCTTGACCTTGCAGCCCTGCACCTCTGGGGACGGACATGCCACCGTCAACACTGTCACACACAAGGAGCTCCCCCGCCTACTTTATAAGGCCTGTGTTGACCCCTGTACCAACACATAAGCTCCTTCAGTATTGGCCAATATATGGCTCTTCAACAGTTGTCCTGATTGTGGTCAGAAGTCCACAGCGAGTGAAGAAAACAGCATCATCTCAGGGTCCTATCACGATGGGGGCCCAAAGAGGGTTGGAGGGGCTGCTGAAGACCAGCATGCTCCTACTGTCTAGCCTTTCCAGGCAGGGACATGAGTAAGTCACTGGGCAACCTGCAATGCCAGGCTCCATTCCCGGCTGAGGAAGTTTTCTGCAGCCTTGTGCAGAATGGAATGTGGCTACAGAGCACCAGTCCAGCCCCTCAGAGAGCTTATAATCAAACACAGAGTAAATAACTCTGTATCAAATGCCAAGGGAGCAAGAAAACCATTCAATAGAATATGCCCAGAGGTCCAGGTCTAGTAAATAAGGAGGGCCTTGAGCTGAACTTGGAAAAATGGGGTTTGCtgtaataaatacttttttgtaAACTGATGTGGGTCAACATTAGCCAGGATTGCTGGCAATGCACCGTGGACAAAGCCACCATAAAGGTCCTCTGATGGCAACTCGTCACCACATCTGCTCTTACCTATTTCAGCTTGTTATTTTGAAGTGGAATTTTAGACTTACTGAAAAGTTGCACAAATGAGTACACAGAGTTCCACTGTCTCCTTCATGCAGCTTCTCCTCACGTTCACATTTTAGATAATCACAATACCGTTACTGAAAGCAGGAAATGTTCACTGAAACAATATTGTTTATGAACAGATCTCGTTTGCATCTCCCCAGTTTctatgaatgtcttttttttttctgatccaggATCCAATTCTTTGCATTTAATTGTCATGTCTCCTCAGTCTCCTTCAAACAGTGGCAGTTCTGGAATCTACCAAGACCTTGATAATTAAGAAGATTATTGgccattttgtagaatgttttcCAATCTGAGCTTGTCTGAAGTTTTCTTGTGATCAGATtgaggttatgcatttttggcaagaaaaCCACGGCAATGATATGCCCGTCTCGGTGCATTTTATCAGGAGATACGTGATGTCGATGTGTCAtattactggtgatgttaacctTGGTTAAGGTTAGTATCTTTCAGGTTTCTCCATTGTAAAGTTGCTATTACTTCTTAATATAATAGGCTAGGTtgtactgctataacaaatataccttagtaaaaaaaaaaaatcacacaatggGAGTTTATTTCTCAGCAACTTAAACTCCATATAGATGCTCCTGGTTGGACATCTGTCCAGGGCTGCTCTTCTCCGAGAGTAAGGAAGGCGTCATGCTTCTTTAATTCCACAGTTCCACCATCCCCCATGACCCACTGGACTCTCGGTTAAGTGCTCTGTCTGTGACCGGCTGATAAGTAAAAAGAGAGAGCGCCTGGAGGGCCGTGCACAACGGCCCAGGGGCCAGGGCTGGCAGTGACATCCATCACTTATGCTCATAAATCCGGCTGTGGGACCTTGAGCAAGAGACTtttcctctctgggccttagtttctcCACCTGTATAATGGGGATAGTGATAAGGTCTGCTACCTGGGGTTGTGAGGTCTGTCAACATAGTTCTCCCTGTGAAGCTTAGCGAAGAGCTTGGCAAGGAGTAAATGTTAACAGCAGAAGATTACAGTCTGGAGGGTGCTCCCTAAGGACAGTAGGAAGAGGAGAGGCCACAAGAAATGCTGATGTAGAAGGAACTGTCCCTGCTCAGCTCCCTCTGATGATGCCAACTTCACTAAGGTTACAGCTGCTTCTGTTTCAGTCTCAGAATCTCGTATCCACTTCACTCACCCTTCCTAGGCCCTCCGTGGCTGCTGACACCATGGCCTCACAGAACGCAGTGGGGGCTTCTCTGCCTCTCATCTGCATTGTCTGAACTACCAGCTAACTGGTTCTTAAAATCTCCTGGAAGCCCCAGTGCTCCATGTTGATGTGAGGAAGCAGCGACATGTTTGGGGAACTGCAAAGGGTCACATGGGAGCCTGCCTGAAGGACAAGTAGGACCAGAGCCCAGGAGGCCTCCACAGCATTGTAGATGACTCTGGCTTTAGATTGAAGGCCATGGGGAGTCAATGTATAGTTAAGTGAGATAGTAAGAGTGGGATTGGGTTTCCATTCTGGGAAGATTGCCTAGACTGCAGGATGAAGGTAGAAAGACAGGGCAGCAAGAAAGTTAAACAGAAGTAGTGGGTACTGCCCAGGGGTAGATGCTTTTCATCCCATTAATGGAGTATAAACTAGTACCCTAATGTACTTCCATTTGCATTACTGGCTCCCACCTCCTTACCCAGAGCAGGGAATTGAGCAGAGTGCCACTCCTGCCTGTGTGTCTGCCTTTTATTCCTCCTGGCTCTTCATGCTTAACTCTAGACTCCTGTCCTCTGGCCCCTGAGCCGGGTCTCGTACTTTGCACCTAAGCTAAAGCCCCTTACTGGCAATTCTTCATTAGACCCAGCCTGGGGTCTAGGATAAGCCCCCGTATCTGAGAAACTCCACAGAATTCTACACTCACACTGTGTGGCTGGACTGATGACAGTGGCCTTGTCTTTCCACAGTACTTTAAAATTTGTAAAGTTCTTTTGCCCatgttggtttattttatttagaatgaaaTTGTATACACAATCACATTTTAGGCAggatttacatacaataaaatgtatgTGTGCAGTCTGATAAGTATCAACAAACTTGCCCTTGTAACTACCCCCCACCCCAGTGAAGACATGAAAGCCTCTCCAGTAGTTCCCCTGGGCTGCTACGCAGCTCACTCCATGCCAGCCCCAGGCATCTCCACTCTCCCCTCCTGAAATGACAGGCAACACCCTGCTCACAACCCATTGAGTTCAGTATTCACTCAGCAACACCCGGGCTCAAGACAACAGGTAGAATAGTCCCCAGGGGTCAGATTTTCCCAGCAACAATTCTGCCTCATGGAAGGGGTTAGGATAAGGTACTGTTTCCATCAGACCCCCAAGCCCTTTTGACCCCTTCTCACTGCCTCAGCCAGGAAGACAAAAGGAGGGTGTAGGGTTCCTTTCTTTGTGCTCAAGACTGGGTTTAGCACATCTGAGCTAAAAGTTTCTTGAACTAAATCTCCAAATAACCTTTAATCTGAAATATAAATTGAACCAAAGTAAAAACCACTTATCACTACGTGTCTTCAATGTACATTTTCAATATACACATAATAATTGTGCATataatatttatggggtacatgtgatattttgatacatgcatataatatataatgatcaaatccAGGTAATTGGGATATTCGTCACCTCAgacttttatcaatttttttgtattgggaACATCACAAATCTTCctctttagctattttgaaatataaaaattatagccCACTGTGCTGTTGAACACAAGGACTTAGTCCTTCtattgaaatgtatttttgttaCCCATTAACCAATCTCTCTTTATTCCTACCTCCCCCCACCTTAACTAATCTCCGTTAATCTCCATTCTACTCTTTATATCCATGAGATAAACTTTGTTAGCTCCCACATGAGTGAAAACATggaatatttgtcttttcatgcctggcttatttcacttaacatacattcacatcttttcatgataaacCCTTGACAAATggggtatagaaggaacacacctcaaaacAATCAAGGTaatatatgacaaatccacagttaACATCCAACTAACATccagcttttcctctaagatctggtacaagacaaggatgttcactgtcaccacttttattcaatgcagtactgaaagttctagcccaagcaattagacaagagaaagaaataaaggacattcaaaatagaaaaaaaataagtcaggcggatgcagtggctcatgcctgtaatcccagcactttaggaggctgaggcaggcagatcacgaggtcaggagatcgggaccatcctggctaacatggtgaaaccccgtctctactaaaaaatacaaagaaattagccaggcatggtggtgggcgcctgtagtcccagctactcgggaggctaaggcaggagaatggtgtgaacccaggaggcggagcttgtagtgagccaagatggtgccactgcactccagcctgggtgacagatcaagactcca is a window encoding:
- the LYPD8 gene encoding ly6/PLAUR domain-containing protein 8, encoding MKRILVAGITAVLVAAVESLSCVQCNSWEKSCVNSIASECPSHANTSCINSSASSSLETPVRLYQNMFCSAENCSEETHITAFTVHVSAEEHFHFVSQCCQGKECSNTSDALDPPLKNVSSNAECPACYESNGTSCRGKPWKCYEEEQCVFLVAELKNDIESKSLVLKGCSNVSNATCQFLSGENKTLGGVMFRKFECANVNSLTPTSAPTTSHNVGSKASLYLLALASLLLLGLLP